One Sparus aurata chromosome 23, fSpaAur1.1, whole genome shotgun sequence genomic window, aaaagaaaaggattGCAAAGGAtttaatgttggcagttaacatttctgcaatccACAGCAGGTCTAAGGCTGACAATTTTGCAAAAGCAAAATCAAATCTTTTTCGCGGGAAGTCGGACCATGTCCATCCATTATTGTAACATTAGCCCACATTTGGTATTTTCAAACCAAATCATAATTGTTCTCCAACCTCAAAAAAGTGGTTTCTGTGGACAAACCTAACTGGAGCGcaagcacagcgttgtgacgAGAGTGAGATAAAAAATATAACCTAACCAAATGTAATGTTGCGACATAAAGTTCAGTTAAactcatctgtggttttgcagaaacatacttagctaccatttattctggtgattgtgtTTAGTGCTTTTTATCCACGTAGTTGGTTTGGTGTCTGTTTTGGAGACATCGGCTGTAGAGTTGTCTGCCTTCTCCTCACTATAATGGAGAAAGATTGTGCTCGGCTAGATACTGGTGCGAAAAACGATACTTTGTAACGTTTTTCGCACCAGTATCTACTCATGGATGCAAGGCTAGTAAGCCAAGATAGCCAGAGttacagctcagcagaggaGCCTCTAGTCCATGAGTAGGCATGCTTTATTCCTGTGATGTGAGAGAATAttgttcctacatgaaactgctcacaacaaggtctcaGGATTAATTTGTGTGCTATTGGGTTTTTCAGATGTTTAAAAGGTGAGAGGCAACATATgcattcttttttattttctttttaatttggggttgaactgtccctttaacttaCTTCAGGTCTCTCTTGGCAGTGCGTGCTGCAATGTAGAAGTATTTCCAGGTTCTTGTGCCCAGATATACCCCAAGGCCTGCTGCCAGGCTCCAGGACCAGGACACCCCGAAGAGACGCAGCATTCCCATGGACCCCAGAGAGGCTGAGACACTCGCTGCATTGTGCATTCTTGTCATGGAGGAAATGGACAGAGATGGTCTTTTATGATAGCCAACATGACTTCAGTCTTGAAGCTGCGTACAGTAGGACAGGCTGGTACAATAGAcacgtttttgttttgtttttttactgtttatatatatatatattacttaATAGCTAGGACAACTCTATAAAAGCTCTGAGCAGGGATGAAGTTATAATTAAGTTACCACACAGCAATCAGCTCTCATTGAAGCATCGCCCACAAACAGACGTCAGTAAAGTGTCAGTGCCAACCTCAGCAGCTGAACCACACGTTACACACAACTTACCTACGAGTCAATGAGCCGAAGCGATGTCACCTTTCACCCGATAACCCCGCCGCTCGGGAACTTTTCACTTAAGTTGCTTccgcggagaaaaaaaaaaaaaaaaaggtcgaATATTTTAAAATCTTCCCCCGGATGTTGAGGCGTCGAGGAGACGTAGGAGCAGCGGGTTTGAAGCAGCCAGTAAGTTCGTGAGTGGTTCAACAGTTTGAACAGTTCACTGCTCGTCAACGCGGTTGTTGTCAAGTAAGCTAGTGAATAGTTTGCATTTAAGCTATGTTTGAAAATGCGTCATACGTACGCGAGTGAGTCCTGTAGGCTGGCATCTACGTTTGGGAGGGGGGAGTTCATAATTTGTGCCCGACATCCAAAACAGACCGAAATCTGAATGAGAATCAGTGAAATGCAGAGTGAATCAGGCTATTTTCTGTACTCCATATTGAATAGAGTCCTTGCTGAAGAAGCACCGCCCACCCCGGGTGAAGAGCTCTCTCCAGCGGCGCTGCCATTGGCTCAACTCGACGCTTGTCAAGCTGTTCTCGATTTTGATTGGACGATACTAGCACCGCCCAATTGCTCAACCATCAGATTTGCAGGTGGCCGCTATTGATAGTAGCACCGGCTCAGACTACTAACTACATTCTGTGAAATGTTGTGGAAGTCTGTTTCCGTCCCACATTCACACTGCTGCCCAGTGGACCCTCAGCTCGCTCTCAATGGGGTCCACCATCACCAGAGCCTGACAACAACACAGCCAAGTTCACACTCTCACATTTTTCACAACACACACCAAAGTAATAATTTATTTCAGTccacaaacaggaaaaaagttcaacaaCAACACGGTCAGTGCAGACTGAGAGTCCCCCTGCGTGAGTCTGCAGAGGAGCTATGTACGGCCACTGCTGGTCTCTGTGTGTAGAAAGCAGAGTAAAGTCTGAAAAGCACAGTTTTCCTCAGTAAGATGTAAACCCACGGGTCCAAGATCTGATTCCAGGAGGCCATACGCAGGCCCAGCAGAGTGAACCCGCCCTGTGAATGTGCTGATGATCCAGGGCTTTGTTTGAGCTGCAACACAAGAATGTGGATCTACAAGGAGAGACAAAGAATCACTCATGCAGTGTTTTTACTTAAACATATATTCTTAGAAATACCTGACCGCTTAAAGGTGCAacttgtaagatatggccactAACTGCAGCTCATTATACACTTTGCGATCGTTATCTTTGGCTGACTAGCTgagtgctgcaggaatgagTCTAAAACctggttccctcgtctcaaagtcgaTGGTTTTTTAAATGGGTTTTTGGTTAAAGCAGGAGATGCATGAAGCGGGAAATGACTTTGGGAGTTTTGGTATCTgcaggagggaaaacaaaaccTCTAACTCAAACCAGAGGTGACTTTAAGAAGAAAGTGAGACTTTTATATTGCTTAAAAGAACTGCTTTTTAATGAGTTAACAAGACAGTAAAGCTATGCTTGGttttgtaaaagacagaaaaataggTGTAAATatctttcttgacattttgtttacTCAGACCTGCAACCGACCTCTGCAACATAATACACAGAAATCTTTTGACATAACGTCAGTACTATTATTGATgatctttgtttatttttgactGTTTTATGCTTAAAAATCTGACCATATCTTACACGTTGCCTCTCTAAGGAGAAAATGGGAACAAATCTAAAAGAGCAGTACTCACAAGAAAGGGGCTCCAGCACACGCAGGAAACCACCGTGATCACTGCCAGTTGCACCATCATCTCCACATCCAACGAGCAAAACATGGAGGAAGACGATGCTGAAGACATGTGACGAGTATGGGAAGATGCTGATTTTGTATTTACATCGTGGGATTTCCTTCTGGCCTGCAGCAATGCCAGACCACTAAGGATGTTGCAGAGCTGGGAAAGAGTGAGTGCAGTGAGGCCCAGACACGAGAAGGTCAGAACCAGACTGTATTCACCTACAGACTGTGGACCGTGGATAGGCAAGAAACACCATGTCCCGGGATACTGAGTAGTGTATGTCCCCACATCAAATAAAGGTAGAACTGCCAGCACAAGTGCAAGACAGGACACAAATAACACTACTTGCCGTGCATGAGCCAATGTGATCATGGCACTGTGGAAAAATGGCTGAGTGATGGCGACACAGCGCTCCACTGCCATGGCAAAGCCTAACAGTAAAGGGCATAAGCCAAAAAACACCATACTGGCCCCAAAGATCTGACAAAATTTCTTGGTGGGCTCTCTGAACTGCGTATCATTCTTCCGTTCCATGTGCAGATACAGAGCAAAGGCTCCTGGGATCACATGACCTCCCAGGTCAGCCACCAGCAACGCCACTGTTAGTAGCAGAAATGGTGCTTTGCATTGGCGGCGAAGTCGGACCCGGGCCAAGATGCCCAGAGCCGTGAGGTTGGAGATGGCACCAAATGTCATTGTGAAGCAGGACATCCCTATACCTGAAGGTTTCACAGGTGACCAGGTGCTGCCGTTCTGCCAGGCGCCGGGCTGTTCAGATGAATTGATCTTCAGGATCTGGTGGAGGATGGGCGGTGCAGAAGAGTTGGACAACAAAGTCATGAGTGTAGACGGTGTTCTCATCTTCAGTGACATCTACAGAGAATTACAAGCAAAGTTAAAATACTTCCATTAGTTAATACAGAGCCacaaagttatcattattatctgGTGTTTTTATGTCATCCCGTTGTGCTTTCTAAGTGCCCTCAAGTAATTCATCGGCACGAGGACAACAGGGAAGTCCTAAATGCAAAACAGCCTTCTAATGAACGCTATGATACATGCCTTACTGAGTCAAATGGTCTGCCAAGGACATTTGGCATTTAGACCTTAATTAACAGAGCTACTGCCCACGTAATAATGAAGAGCTGATGAAACCCTGCCAGAGCCTTCTCCACAGGTTGTTCAGTCTCCAATTATTATAAAAGTGCTTGCTTGCAATACACGATGCAGCGATGGGATTGTAGAAGGTCTTTTGAGATGGTTATTATGCAGATTGTGCTTGGTGTCTGCATTGCAACATACAGTCACAGGAGGAGGACATATTTTATAGCGAGACACATGACAAACGTCCCGAGCCAGTGTTCAGAAAATATACCTTATCAAGTGGATGCCCTGAGTAGAGGATTAACAAACTTTTAACGAACTTTACCGTCATGTGGAAATGTGAGGAACTTGTGTCATCTGTGCTGCTTTAGTGTGGTTGGGTTGCACAGCAGGCTCCCATCTTGAAATCTCCCACCTGCCACAGACCTACCTTGCTCATTTATTTTCCACTCTGTAAAAGCTCCTTGTTCCACATCCCCTCACTTGACTGTTACCCCGACTCATTACTCCATTTCAGCTGCCAGCATTTTGGTTTTGGCAGAAATTGTCATCATGCTGTGAGTGTGCCAGGAAAGTGCTtgggttattattattaaacctACAATATGTAATTTCCACCGCTAGGGGGCTCCCcatcaaaagaaaacataagaCAGCTGCATTGGTGGAGCCGAGTGTTGGGAGCTAAAGCAGACGTGATGAATATAAAGTCACATTGTAGATTGTGGTCTGATCTGAAGCCATTTAttgacgggaggagagctcacagAATACCTTCGAACTTTTGGAATTAAAAAGTGgttttatcttcactcctgtttatcagcctgactgcagctgcGATCTGCTGAGGAGACCGCCGCTGTCTGTGTTTACGTCACGTAACTGTAATTCTGAATgccgactggagctggaggggaaactgttctttatttaatgaatgtaatgtttcagagaggagaggggaaaagaagagagaggatgGCAGTCTCGGCTTAGGTGCCAAATAGTGAGAGTTTACCTGAACTGAAACAGAGACCTCCCTTTCCttgatgctgctgctggctaacgttagctcacaGCTAATGCAGTAAAGTAATCAATGTGTCGGATAAACAGGGCATGAgtaagccaaaaaaaaaaaaaaatcttgcagTCAAACGTGCTTTGCTGGTGGTTAATACACCATTTAACAACCAACATTATTGATGAAAATCTGAAGTCAGACACAAATGTTCACGCACGAGGTAGCTGTGAAGTTTTACTCATGTTAGGTTTCGTTTTGTTCGCAGGCTTCTCTACCTGGAAGTAGTGATGGTGACCTTAATGAACCTCATCGTCACTTTGAGGAAAGTTGAGGATTTCTCTGGGACTGGACATTGTTGGACACATTttggataatgtaagtacacaactcaacataaTTGTTGTCAATGCAGAATTTCTAcatatccacctgtttcctcgggagcctatgggggctgccatgacagataactacttccgccggcggttttctgtttccggttgccttgcaactgcatgatggccgctgccgctaagctagccctaaacaactagcgttaggtcataagagctaaattgtttttaaaatgagctcaggtacaacatgtgccgttgttggttgccacaacaattcatgaaaattgaagtttttttcagaaacgtctcgtgtagtacatcaaccactgagacaaacttgtcctgccctgcgccctacacgccatgctgaggaaggaggaacggagactagcgccGCTCGcagctttgacactaaaataaatatttgggtttatgaatatcttccacagaatagctgctgcatgactttcctaacccggcaacgtccgagcagccgcctgtctccacggcttcactttccttcagcattatccacgctgtatgtttagcttgattgacactctggctgggcgctactgctgccttcagaaatataaactcgctgtgtttcttaaacagtactttccctattttgttactgtgcaggtagttgtatgcttctgtgcttttgtaactgcgtaattctccgtcgacatcttcagaaaatataagataagcattaccccgacgttagctacatcgctaatgccgtgctaatgcttcatgtcatctgcctactccgtgagaactgtcctcacgacttattaaaacatctgtactgtgtatccaccgccgatttttatccattctgtcgctttctttgtgttgaaAGCCGGTTTTAgcgcgagcatgacagctacattaacgtaaacaccgaggtcagccagttcaaccggaagagcataaccgaataccgctatgaaccatgggtaaactcacgaagtcaggaataaggtggatactTTAAAAATGCTTTGAACCAAACctaaagagaaacaaaacatttattattctAAATAACATTTTGGCAacaatggttttgtttttgtcttgctACTTGATCTTTGATGTCACTGACCTTCACCTGCAGGATCTGCATGTTCGCATAACCGGTTTTTCTCCCTTTTGTGACGCATCCTGCATGAAACACTAAGCTTGATATTTGTTACTTTACGTTTTGGCAATTGATTGATACTCTCCAATAAAGTGCACACGCCTGCTTTGGATGTAAATCTTAGAAGAGCACTTCAATCACACAAAGAGCTGACATATTCTTTTTATTAGAGGACGTGAAGAAAGTCAGAACTGCATTTCAATTTGATCAGTAGAATCCTTTGAATCTTGATACCTGTGTGCTTTATGAGCGTCCTCCACAGAAACTGTTGAGGTTACAGACCtcttaatgttaaaaaaaaacccctttgCAGCTTCGGAGGAGCTGAAAAAACTGCGCTGCCTCTCCTTGTGTTAACACCATTAACTCACAGCAGATCAAACAGTCCAATTGTTGTATCCTCttgtttcatgtattttacTCCGCAAATTGGTTTGATTCAGCATTTATCTCTGTTTCATCCCTCTCAGTTCTTCAATGAGCGGTGCACCTACACAGAGATAAAGTACCTCCCCTGAGAGTGTGAGGAAATTACAGAGGAAATCCACGATTAAACAGAAACCAGGGTCACATGCACGACTGGGAGGATGTGATCAGTAGCCAGAGAAAGTCATTCTGGATGTGATTTACCATGGAAACTCCTCACTGTATCTCTCCTCAAACACCCAGATGTCTCTAAATCTCTTGTTTAATTCTTATTTCACTGAGTACTCTTTAAACAAAACGTTTCTCAGCAACtcaggtataaaaaaaaaagacacctgGCTAATTTCAGAGTTGTGCCCCGTCTGTATTATCCATGTCTTGAATACCTCATCCGAGCCGTGTGAATCTCTCTCTTTAACTCTGCGCGTCGCTCATTCATAATTCAAGTGGATTAAATAGATGACATCAATGAAAAATACAGCTCCAACTCTTCAGTCACGCCTCGGCCTTTATTCCttatattttgcatatatttCAGCTTCACTTTGTCTAATTTGCTACAGAGAGGAATGTGCTAAGTATGTTATCTGTGACGTAAATGACCGTTAAATGGTTATGAATAAGTTATAAATGAAACTTACCTTCAAATGACTCCGGATTGTATTGGATGGCTCAGAATAGATGAGAGAGAACAAACGCGTCTCTGGACTGCAGAGCTGCCTGATTTACAACGTTCAGTTATCACTGTGGTTCACAATCAtttgctcttcttctcctccctttctttgccccctcttcctctcaggCAGTTTCTTTCTCCCTGgtctggctctctctctctctttctctctctctctctctctcactctggaGGCTTGGCAGCTATTTATCTGCACGTGCTGGACTGGCATTTTCCATCCCGCTTCCCCCTCTCTGGATgtgtttcttccatcttttcaTCTCCTCTGCTGATCTTTTGCACCGGAGGGGACCTCAGCCATCACTTCTGTTTTGCAGCACTTTATCGCGAGCTCGGCGAGAAGTTGAACAGTGAGAAAAGTAATTTGTCGTGAAcgttctgtctttttctttctcaaatTATCAGCGAAATGGAAACAGTTTGAGCGTGTTATTCGACTGGTGCTGTGATGATTATCATCCACTGTCGGTCACATAAATATTAGCACAGAGACATGAGAGGAAAGCATGATGATGATAAGGTGCTTCACGGTTTCTGTCATACTTGTGGGAGAATGAAGTACTCTGATCCTTCACTGAACATCTCCCTGACAGATATTTGAGAAAATATTAGActtgtgatttaaaaataatcCTTAGCGTGCGGTATGCAAAAAGATATATGAGTAGTGACTTTACAAACCAaggtttgtaaatgtttaagaGGTAAAACTACATCCACAATGATACTTTGCGCAGAAAGATGTTTTCAGGACAGCTCAAGGTTTGTTTACTAAAATGTAAGGACCAATTTGGAGACTTCAGAGTTGTTTTGTGAGCCCATCATGTCTGTATCTCACATAAACAGGACGGAAGAAGAGATTAAGTTCGAGGGTATTTCCTCTGTACGTGTAAGTGTTTCTATCTTTTCAATCAACCAGACAGATACATAAAGAGTTATGCAACATTGTTAGACCGGAaggtgaaaaagaagaaatgaccATTGCATTGATTTACTGACACCATTACTTTGTTGCTATTTCTGCTaaatctgacctctgacataaacaagtttaaagaaaaatatgcaTTTGCCCGTCCGCTTTGCTAATCAAGCTCATGtcttaaagaaaataattccAAGAACAGCGGTGGAAAGACCTCAAACATGAAGAACAACagaatatttatttcatttaaagctTGCAGGATAGGCATTCTTTGAACATTCaagttttaaaacactttttatcagaacttggtaaataaaaaaactcttTTCAAATATATTTCGATATAATACAACACATGTTACAGATCGGTGAAACTGAGCAGAATTGCAGTCACTTactgtaatatataatattttgcCCCTCAGtatatacacaaacatacatttgaaacattattttctcattattATATCCTCTTCTTTGTTTGTCATATTTAAATAATATCACTTTTGACTTGAAATGTCTCTCAGATTGTCTTTGCTTGTTGAATAAAGTACCTGGAGGACACAATAAGCCATATTACATACACCTGATTACACAGGTCTTTATAAATATCATCCATCTTTTtgggatttattttttccagctttttccCACTTAATGTCACAAAGTAAAGCACACTATGGGCTTGGATCGTGAGTCATCATAATGGCTTTGctttaaaacattcagtttttgAAGACAGGTTAGTCTTTATTATAGTGATACGCATGTGGAGCGGCATTTCTTATTTGAAACAAAATCCataattcttttttaaattataacaATTCCCTTTTGATAGCTTAAAATACAAAGACCAGCTCATTaacaacaaagtaaataaaacaatagaaATAAACTATTTACAACTTTTTGCAGTAAAACAAACACGTGCATTGGCTACAAATGGCAGGACAGCAGTTGACTGAATATCTGAGTTGGCGGCCTTCAGGAATAAATCCGATTTTTAGCTCCTCAGATGTGAGACTCTCCAGTGTCCCGGGTGCTCTTGGATGCCTGAAGGACCACAAAGGAGAGAGACGAGCGACTGAGTCACGACAGACACTTTCATGATCAGCGCAGGCTCtgctcacacaacacacaacacacaacacacaacacacttcCCCTCACACCCGTGTTACCGCCTGGGTTTGGGTCAGATTACTTGTGATCGATTGAATAAAAAACACGTGTAGTAAAATCTGAATACTTTCAGGTTtcttcaaaatcaaacaaaaagattacaaaaccacaaaatattCATCATTTACAGATGGTGAATTCAATTAGAATTTACTACAACAGCTGTATTTTGCAGAATGTGTGTATTCTACAATATGTGGGAGgctgtttgtcttttgtgtcagttttttgtttatcatccttttttagtataaataaaagattaaGAAAACTGTCAATCTGAGAAGAGTTTGTTACTTGACAATTACTCCTTGACAACGGCAACTAATATCTAGTTACACACTTGTTCCTATGTAGTTTGGGCTGATTATGGCTATTTTTGGTAATCCGATTACATAATCCCATTTCCATGTAATCCGTTTACTGCTGAACCCTGAATGCCTCATCATCTTCAgaccctgaaaaaaaaaacttgcttttGGAAGCTTTCCAGAATTCAGCTCTCCGTGACTTAACCCCGGCCTCTCAGGCAATCTCATTATGGACAAAGTGATAAACTGCCCGCATGCATAATAAATGTGtgatttaattttactgtgGGAGCAATTAAAGACGGGGTTAGGAGTTCTCGAGAAAAGTTGTAGATTCAGTATTTCACAACCTTGGAATGAGACTTTCTTAAGAATGGCCCGCACCAcctttaaataattttatttcgtttattttttacttttatgaaaGTAGATACTGTGTGGTAGCCAGATAAAGTAGTGACTATGTTGCATTGTGATGAAATTAGTGAAAACTACTGGATCTTACAGTTAAACCAACATTAATAAGTGCTCACCTGAGCTCTGCTGGAGTACGAGGAACTGAACTCTGAGTAGCTCTTCTTCCTCGGTGCACAGCATCTGGACAGGATGTTTCCATACTCTTCCCTCACCTAGAATcacaataaatacaaactgaGTCTCGACATCGGCAAAAGCAGCAGACTTTCCGCTTTGTTTCTGAGCGGATCGCGACCGACCTGTTTGGAAAAAAGGCAGTGCATGACGAAGAGCATGACCCCTTGAAGGCTGCCGAAGATGGTGAACAGGTAGGACATGGCGATGGTGCCCTCCTCAAACTGGAAACAGCCAAAGATCCACATGGTGCCCAACACGCACAGCTGAGCCACTGCAGTGATGGTGAACGCCCTGCAGGAGgcgacaaagacacacacttgtCACATCTGAGGCTCCTCGACAGGAAACAGCTTGCTAAGCAGTAATATAAGAAATATATGCTGACATGTTTAAGCACACATGCAGACCTCGTCCATACGCACATATGAAACACTGACTCACTTTATTTTCTGCAGATTGTCAAGGTCAGGGTTTAAACTTGAGAACTTCTGCGCCAACTTCCACACCGTGATGAGAAAGAACACAATGTTGAcctgaaaggaggagagaagtgaagtgttttttttgtttttttttaaagcactgaAGACAGTTTAAGGGATATTGTTTCATCTctataatcattttttttactcacaAAGATGATGACACAGGCAGGGCCAAAGAAACTCCAAATGGAGTTCAAGTTCAACCAACAGCTGAAATGCATATTGAGAGTTTATGGAGCAGATTATATCTCAAAATAACCCTGAATTcactataaataaaaaaaaaatcaacaagaTCAGCATCAGAAGAGGGAACTCACTATCTCTCAGTGCCGTATCCCTTGGGATTAGCTAGGGCAGAGATACCGACGATCAAAGCCGGGACTCCATAGCCTCCTGCCATCATGTAAAGGGTCTTGAAGTTGGTGTTAAAGACCAGGACCACCATCCTGAAGAGTTGTATGCCCTCCAGACACATCCAGCAAAACGCCGCCAGGTAGAAGAAATGCAGCAGCCCTGCCACCACTGAACAGCCGACCTAACGCAgcgagga contains:
- the ptger1c gene encoding prostaglandin E receptor 1c (subtype EP1), encoding MSLKMRTPSTLMTLLSNSSAPPILHQILKINSSEQPGAWQNGSTWSPVKPSGIGMSCFTMTFGAISNLTALGILARVRLRRQCKAPFLLLTVALLVADLGGHVIPGAFALYLHMERKNDTQFREPTKKFCQIFGASMVFFGLCPLLLGFAMAVERCVAITQPFFHSAMITLAHARQVVLFVSCLALVLAVLPLFDVGTYTTQYPGTWCFLPIHGPQSVGEYSLVLTFSCLGLTALTLSQLCNILSGLALLQARRKSHDVNTKSASSHTRHMSSASSSSMFCSLDVEMMVQLAVITVVSCVCWSPFLIHILVLQLKQSPGSSAHSQGGFTLLGLRMASWNQILDPWVYILLRKTVLFRLYSAFYTQRPAVAVHSSSADSRRGTLSLH